The segment CCATTTGAAAAATgtgccaaagttttttttttttttttaaacgtacatTTGTGGAAAGTAGTGAACGATgacacacttcaggagaaaggatATTATAAGGATACAGCCATCAATCAGAGATTTGGACTAAAGTAATAAAACAAATTGGTCTAATGATATTCTATGTACAATACTTCCTGTGGTCACCAGAACAGTGCTAGCCCGTCCCCCTCCAKCCTGCCGGAGTCCCRMGGTCACAactctcctggtagcgccttaCTGCTGGYTCTGAAGAYGGTGTCTGTGCGGCTGGTCGACTGCAGGAAAACACCAGGGCAGAGtggaactgtgagagaaggacacgaggagggagatggagatttGATTTCATCAAGTAAGAACAGTGGGGGGGTGGAMGAGACTACAATCTGCTTCTGTAACTTCTGTTAATTGATTGATAAACAATAtatactcagtggccagtttgtTAGGTACGCCCATTTAGTTCCGGaacggacccccctttgcctccaaaacagctTGAATTGTCCGGAGCGTGTATTCTACAAGGTATCGGAAACGTACCACAGGGATGTTGTTGGTTCATGCTGACGCGATGGTATCATGCAGTTGCTACAGATTGGACGGCAGCACATTCATACTGccaacagcccgttccatctcatcctaAAGATACTCTATTGGGTTtggtcagcaacaatgttcagatGCGACAATGTTCAGATACActgccgttatttgtctgtttgtggcccgcctgttagcttgcacgattcttgccattctcctgcgACCTCTCTGGTCAATGAGCTGTTTACAccaacaggactgccgctgactggatgtttgcTTTTTTGATGCACCATTCTTAGTAAActctagacactgtcgtgtgtgaaaagtCCAGGAGAgcggctgtttctgagatactggatccggtgcgcctggcaccggcGARCATACCACGctcagtcgcttaggtcacttgttttgcccattctgaTGATCAATCAAACAGGAACTTAatgtctctgcctgcctgtctgtctgctttatatagcaagccatagCCACGTCTGTAGGAGTCTGTCTGTAGGAGTGACCTATTTTCATGAACGGGGTagcgtacctaataaactgtccactgagtAATATATTGTTGATATTTGTTTATGGACTCATATTTCCAAAACCTagttattaaatgtattttgtttcacAGGGGACACRCKTAACCYTCGTTCTCTCAGTGGGAGGGACTTATcatctggggagcctcaacaacatcatgWTGCTGACGTGACAGAGAAMAYTCTCTCCCAATCAGAACACCTCAAACACCAGCACAGACGTACAGAGAAGKAATCTCACCacagctgctctgactgtgggaagagtttcactaCACGGAGGTCCTTCATAattcaccagcgaaaacacacaggagaaaagccctatagctgtgatcagtgtgggaagaggttTGCTCGAGCTTCCAACCTGACTGcacaccagcgaacacacacaggagagaagccttatagctgtgatcagtgtgggaagagRTTTGCTGCATATAACACCTTCAAATATCATCTGAGAATTTATgaaggggagaagccttaccccTGCCTTGATTGTGGGAAAAACTTTGTTAATGCAGGAGCCCTAACCATACACCAGCGTGTACACACWggagagaagccttatagctgtgatcagtgtggaaaGAGCTTTGCTGTAGCTTCCACCCWGATTAGACACCAGCgcatacacactggagagaaaccttatatctGRAATctgtgtgggaagagctttgctGTATCAGATAAACTAACNNNNNNNNNNNNNNNNNNNNNNNNNNNNNNNNNNNNNNNNNNNNNNNNNNNNNNNNNNNNNNNNNNNNNNNNNNNNNNNNNNNNNNNNNNNNNNNNNNNNNNNNNNNNNNNNNNNNNNNNNNNNNNNNNNNNNNNNNNNNNNNNNNNNNNNNNNNNNNNNNNNNNNNNNNNNNNNNNNNNNNNNNNNNNNNNNNNNNNNNNNNNNNNNNNNNNNNNNNNNNNNNNNNNNNNNNNNNNNNNNNNNNNNNNNNNNNNNNNNNNNNNNNNNNNNNNNNNNNNNNNNNNNNNNNNNNNNNNNNNNNNNNNNNNNNNNNNNNNNNNNNNNNNNNNNNNNNNNNNNNNNNNNNNNNNNNNNNNNNNNNNNNNNNNNNNNNNNNNNNNNNNNNNNNNNNNNNNNNNNNNNNNNNNNNNNNNNNNNNNNNNNNNNNNNNNNNNNNNNNNNNNNNNNNNNNNNNNNNNNNNNNNNNNNNNNNNNNNNNNNNNNNNNNNNNNNNNNNNNNNNNNNNNNNNNNNNNNNNNNNNNNNNNNNNNNNNNNNNNNNNNNNNNNNNNNNNN is part of the Salvelinus sp. IW2-2015 unplaced genomic scaffold, ASM291031v2 Un_scaffold4194, whole genome shotgun sequence genome and harbors:
- the LOC139026243 gene encoding zinc finger protein 3-like, yielding MDRNSASPSPSXLPESXGHNSPGSALLLXLKXVSVRLVDCRKTPGQSGTVREGHEEGDGDLISSRDTXNXRSLSGRDLSSGEPQQHHXADVTEXXLSQSEHLKHQHRRTEKXSHHSCSDCGKSFTTRRSFIIHQRKHTGEKPYSCDQCGKRFARASNLTAHQRTHTGEKPYSCDQCGKRFAAYNTFKYHLRIYEGEKPYPCLDCGKNFVNAGALTIHQRVHTGEKPYSCDQCGKSFAVASTXIRHQRIHTGEKPYIXNLCGKSFAVSDK